A portion of the Candidatus Woesearchaeota archaeon genome contains these proteins:
- the albA gene encoding DNA-binding protein Alba, with protein sequence MTGDNSIFVGNKPFMNYVTGVVMQFTTKNATEVTVKARGKFISRAVDIAEVASKRFLEESVEVKNIRINSEEFENKEGKQVRVSTIEIALGKKQTN encoded by the coding sequence ATGACAGGAGATAACTCAATCTTTGTGGGTAACAAACCTTTTATGAACTATGTTACTGGTGTAGTGATGCAGTTTACAACTAAAAATGCAACTGAAGTAACAGTTAAAGCACGAGGAAAATTTATTTCTAGAGCAGTAGATATTGCCGAAGTTGCCTCAAAAAGATTTTTAGAAGAGTCAGTGGAAGTAAAAAATATTCGTATTAATAGTGAAGAATTCGAAAATAAAGAAGGAAAACAAGTACGAGTTTCTACAATCGAAATTGCACTGGGTAAAAAACAAACTAATTAA
- a CDS encoding 30S ribosomal protein S17e, translating to MGRIKTKLAKRKTNELMKKHGEQFTEDFDKNKVVVDRYTDVSSKKLRNVIAGYATRLTRNQDDL from the coding sequence ATGGGAAGAATAAAAACAAAATTAGCAAAAAGAAAAACAAATGAGCTCATGAAAAAACATGGTGAGCAGTTTACAGAAGATTTTGATAAAAACAAGGTTGTTGTAGATAGATATACTGATGTTTCATCAAAAAAATTACGAAATGTAATTGCGGGATACGCAACTAGACTTACAAGAAATCAAGACGATCTTTAA
- a CDS encoding Lrp/AsnC family transcriptional regulator, translating into MGLDKTDEKIVNVLLENSKLSLRDIAKKVGVSVVTVMNHVRELEQTGLIKGYTTYLDYEKLGFDVQVLVFMRISKGKLFEVEKKIASHKNVFAVYDVTGEFDAIVVAKFKSRKSLDSFLKKIQTYEFVERTQTTFVLNIIKEKNILV; encoded by the coding sequence ATGGGTTTAGATAAAACTGATGAAAAAATTGTGAATGTTTTGCTTGAAAATAGTAAATTGTCGCTTAGAGATATTGCAAAAAAGGTGGGAGTTTCAGTTGTAACTGTGATGAATCATGTTCGGGAATTAGAACAAACTGGGTTGATTAAAGGGTATACGACTTATTTGGATTATGAAAAATTAGGTTTTGACGTACAAGTATTAGTGTTTATGCGTATTTCTAAAGGTAAGTTATTTGAAGTTGAGAAAAAAATAGCATCGCATAAAAATGTGTTTGCAGTATATGATGTAACGGGAGAATTTGATGCAATAGTTGTTGCTAAGTTCAAATCTCGAAAATCACTAGATTCTTTCTTAAAAAAAATACAAACATATGAATTTGTAGAACGAACTCAAACAACTTTTGTTTTAAACATAATCAAAGAGAAAAATATCTTAGTTTAA
- the glnA gene encoding type I glutamate--ammonia ligase: MKTKLKTIKSKKIKETSKISKKAIEEKELKEILKRIKDDEVKFIELQFTDVFGAMKAVTLTVEETEGAIKKGKWFDGSSIKGFARICESDMYLKPDMKTYTILHPVKEELKTARFICDIYKPDGTPYEGDPRGILKKVVKEAKDRGYDFMVGPELEFFLLKSDSEGKILPVPNDCGGYFDSSTSDKASEVRKKIMLLMTKMGLTAEVAHHEVAVGQHEIGFRYDCALKMADDVITLKHLIKSVAHSEGLHATFMPKPFFGVNGSGMHVHFSLMEEKKIKVKKTIKGKIKETIEIKSIPAFYDETDKYKLSKTAKYFMAGIMKHIKEMCVLLAPTTSSYKRLVPGYEAPVYVCWGGTNRSALIRIPKPFEGKPKSVRAELRCPDPSASPYLAFAAMLKAGLEGIKKKEKICEATEESVYRYDADTRKLKGIDTLPETLGEAAEEFKKSKLLKEFFGSEFHIKYYEVKKREWDEYKIRVTKWELDRYLESA, encoded by the coding sequence ATGAAAACCAAACTAAAAACAATAAAATCAAAAAAAATTAAAGAAACAAGTAAAATCAGCAAAAAAGCCATCGAAGAAAAAGAATTAAAAGAAATTCTTAAGCGAATAAAAGACGACGAAGTAAAATTTATTGAATTACAATTCACAGATGTTTTTGGAGCAATGAAAGCAGTTACACTAACAGTCGAAGAAACAGAAGGTGCAATTAAAAAAGGTAAATGGTTTGATGGATCAAGCATTAAAGGATTTGCAAGAATTTGTGAAAGCGACATGTATTTGAAACCAGATATGAAAACATACACAATATTACATCCAGTAAAAGAAGAATTAAAAACTGCAAGATTTATTTGCGATATTTACAAACCAGATGGAACACCATATGAAGGAGATCCACGAGGAATTCTAAAAAAGGTAGTAAAAGAAGCAAAAGATAGGGGATATGATTTCATGGTAGGTCCAGAACTTGAATTCTTTTTATTAAAAAGTGATAGTGAAGGAAAAATATTGCCAGTTCCAAATGATTGCGGAGGATATTTTGATAGCTCAACGAGTGATAAAGCAAGCGAAGTAAGAAAAAAAATTATGTTACTAATGACCAAAATGGGATTAACTGCAGAAGTAGCGCATCATGAAGTAGCAGTAGGCCAACATGAAATTGGATTTAGATATGATTGTGCATTAAAGATGGCAGATGATGTAATTACATTAAAACACTTAATTAAATCAGTAGCGCATAGCGAAGGATTACATGCAACATTTATGCCAAAACCATTTTTTGGAGTTAATGGAAGTGGAATGCATGTTCATTTTAGTTTAATGGAAGAAAAAAAAATCAAAGTAAAGAAAACCATTAAAGGAAAAATTAAAGAAACAATAGAAATTAAATCAATACCTGCATTTTATGACGAGACAGATAAATACAAATTATCAAAAACAGCAAAATATTTTATGGCAGGAATAATGAAACACATAAAAGAAATGTGCGTGTTATTAGCGCCAACAACAAGCTCATATAAAAGATTAGTTCCAGGTTATGAAGCTCCAGTTTATGTTTGTTGGGGTGGAACAAATAGAAGTGCATTGATTAGAATTCCAAAACCGTTTGAAGGAAAACCAAAATCAGTTAGAGCAGAATTGAGATGTCCAGATCCAAGTGCAAGTCCATATTTAGCATTTGCCGCAATGTTAAAGGCAGGGTTAGAAGGAATAAAAAAGAAAGAAAAAATATGTGAAGCAACAGAAGAAAGTGTTTATAGGTACGACGCAGATACAAGAAAATTAAAAGGAATTGACACATTACCAGAAACTCTTGGAGAAGCCGCTGAAGAATTTAAGAAAAGCAAATTATTAAAAGAATTTTTTGGTAGTGAATTTCAT